Proteins co-encoded in one Amaranthus tricolor cultivar Red isolate AtriRed21 chromosome 7, ASM2621246v1, whole genome shotgun sequence genomic window:
- the LOC130818470 gene encoding uncharacterized protein LOC130818470, with protein sequence MKAVEDRQKSYADLQHQPDEFEEADKVLLRVSPMKGVVRCGARGMLSPRFIGPYDILEKVGKLAYQLALPNALGKVHYVFHISQLKRYVVASSHVLNLEPLEHDESLTYEEKLSE encoded by the coding sequence ATGAAAGCAGTcgaggatagacaaaaatcgtacgccgatcttCAACATCAACCTGATGAATTTGAAGAGGCTGATAAGGTTCTACTTCGTGTGTCTCCAATGAAAGGAGTAGTTCGTTGTGGTGCTCGTGGAATGTTAAGCCCACGTTTCATAGGTCCTTATGACATTCTCGAAAAGGTAGGGAAGTTAGCCTATCAGTTAGCATTGCCTAATGCTCTTGGTAAGGTACACTATGTTTTTCACATTTCTCAACTGAAGCGTTATGTCGTAGCCTCTTCTCATGTATTAAATCTAGAACCATTAGAACATGATGAGAGTTTAACCTACGAGGAAAAACTGTCTGAATAG
- the LOC130818471 gene encoding uncharacterized protein LOC130818471 — protein MTKQLEDPKFIKLREQVSEGKAEAHNSRYSVHLGGDKMYEDSKLMFCWLGMKRNIAEFVAKYLTCQKVKSGHNRHAGLTKLARFIPMNCKWDMEQLACAYIKYVIRYHGILRIIVCDRDTRVLMAQFEALYGRRCRNLVCWVDFTESATLGPEMLVVMTEQVKLI, from the exons ATGACTAAACAACTAGAAGACcccaagttcattaaacttcgagAGCAGGTTagtgaagggaaagctgaag CTCATAATTCTAGATACTCAGTTCATCTTGGTGGAGACAAGATGTACGAAGATTCAAAACTCATGTTTTGTTGGTTGGGTATGAAAAGGAATATTGCAGAATTTGTTGCTAAGtatttaacgtgtcaaaaggtcaaGAGTGGGCATAACAGACATGCCGG ACTTACTAAGTTGGCAAGGTTTATTCCAATGaattgtaagtgggatatggaacaacttgcttgtGCTTATATTAAGTACGTGATTCGTTATCATGGGATACTTCGTATTATTGTTTGCGATCGGGATACTCG AGTTCTAATGGCTCaatttgaagcactttatggtcgtaggTGTCGTAATCTTGTGTGTTGGgttgattttactgaatctgctACCTTAGGACCTGAAATGCTTGTTGTAATGACTGAGCAAGTGAAGTTAATTTGA